Proteins from one Sulfurovum sp. TSL1 genomic window:
- the trpB gene encoding tryptophan synthase subunit beta: MKPYIPKAFSFDPDERGHFGKFGGRYVPETLMPILIELDEVYKQYRFDKTFWNEVNALYKDYVGRPSPLYKAQNISSEIGAEVYLKREDLNHTGAHKVNNTIAQGLLAKRMGKTKIIAETGAGQHGVATATVAALMGLECEVFMGAKDVERQQLNVFRMKLLGAKVHAVESGSRTLKDAMNDAIRHWVTHARDTFYIIGTAAGPHPYPLMVRDFQAIISYEAKAQLLEQANTLPDFVIACIGGGSNALGMFAHFIEEEKTECIGIEAGGKGLQSGEHGASLALGRPGVLHGQLSYLLQTDEGQINEAYSISAGLDYPGIGPEHSFLMEQGKVIYDSVTDDEAMDAFVWLSRSEGIVPAFESAHAIAYLKKMPQEKIKGKTIIISLSGRGDKDMIQAMEILKL; this comes from the coding sequence ATGAAACCGTATATACCAAAAGCATTTAGTTTCGACCCGGATGAGAGAGGCCACTTTGGGAAGTTTGGAGGCAGATACGTCCCAGAGACACTGATGCCCATACTCATTGAACTAGATGAAGTCTACAAACAATACCGTTTTGACAAAACCTTTTGGAATGAGGTCAATGCACTCTACAAAGACTATGTAGGACGTCCATCACCTCTGTATAAAGCACAGAATATAAGTAGTGAAATAGGTGCAGAAGTCTATCTTAAACGTGAAGATCTCAACCATACAGGTGCACACAAGGTGAACAATACGATTGCCCAAGGTCTTTTGGCTAAACGTATGGGAAAAACGAAGATCATTGCTGAGACGGGCGCAGGACAGCATGGCGTGGCTACTGCAACTGTCGCAGCACTTATGGGGCTTGAGTGTGAGGTTTTTATGGGTGCAAAAGACGTAGAGCGCCAACAACTCAATGTCTTTCGCATGAAATTGCTAGGTGCAAAAGTACACGCAGTGGAGTCTGGCAGTAGAACACTTAAAGATGCCATGAATGATGCCATAAGACACTGGGTCACTCATGCCAGAGATACCTTCTATATCATAGGTACTGCGGCAGGGCCACATCCTTACCCTTTGATGGTACGTGATTTCCAGGCTATCATCAGTTATGAAGCCAAAGCGCAACTCTTAGAACAAGCGAATACGCTACCTGATTTTGTCATCGCTTGTATAGGCGGAGGGTCAAATGCCTTAGGTATGTTTGCCCACTTTATAGAAGAAGAAAAAACAGAGTGTATCGGCATAGAAGCAGGAGGTAAAGGACTGCAAAGTGGAGAACATGGCGCCTCATTGGCTTTGGGAAGACCGGGTGTACTGCATGGACAATTGAGTTATCTGTTACAAACTGACGAAGGCCAGATCAATGAAGCTTACTCTATATCAGCAGGGCTTGACTACCCCGGAATAGGGCCTGAACACTCATTTCTTATGGAGCAGGGTAAAGTGATCTATGACTCTGTAACAGATGATGAGGCTATGGATGCCTTTGTATGGCTCAGCCGAAGCGAAGGGATCGTCCCTGCGTTTGAAAGCGCGCATGCGATCGCCTATCTTAAAAAAATGCCTCAAGAGAAGATCAAAGGTAAAACGATCATCATCAGCCTTTCGGGCAGAGGGGATAAAGATATGATACAGGCTATGGAGATCTTGAAGCTGTGA
- a CDS encoding ankyrin repeat domain-containing protein, with amino-acid sequence MTACMPRKQGKEINQVIDFMQTVQHNYKLNSIVMNHIDIHQKDRFGYTALYWAIYHHNIHNVKLLLYYGCTLDVTNNSKKAPFCAVDANDLEVLTYLVDNGIDIFMEYQGESLFEYVERLGSKEMKEYCKKIGLMRSGG; translated from the coding sequence ATGACAGCATGTATGCCAAGAAAACAGGGCAAAGAAATCAATCAGGTTATAGATTTTATGCAAACGGTTCAACACAATTATAAGTTAAATTCCATTGTTATGAACCATATAGATATACACCAAAAAGACAGGTTCGGATATACGGCACTGTATTGGGCCATTTACCATCACAATATACATAATGTAAAGCTTTTACTGTATTATGGATGTACACTTGATGTTACAAACAACTCTAAAAAAGCACCTTTTTGTGCAGTTGATGCGAATGACCTTGAAGTTCTTACATACTTGGTGGACAATGGCATTGATATTTTTATGGAATATCAAGGAGAAAGTCTGTTTGAGTATGTTGAACGTTTGGGAAGTAAAGAGATGAAAGAGTATTGTAAAAAGATAGGTTTGATGAGGTCCGGAGGATAA
- a CDS encoding SRPBCC family protein, with product MEHTLIFEMPMPCSVKTLFDFHADTKNLPLITPKNTSVEILKLETPLKEGNEAILRIKKGLLSFVWELRFQEVRYPDLIVDVATRSPFKSFRHEHHFITIDGTHSFLRDKIIFSLPFWPLSMPAVYFVKREMKKMFAFRHTQTKAFIASSSVSES from the coding sequence ATGGAACATACACTAATATTCGAAATGCCTATGCCTTGCAGTGTCAAAACCCTGTTTGATTTTCATGCGGATACCAAGAACCTCCCGCTTATCACACCGAAAAATACGAGTGTAGAGATCTTGAAGCTTGAAACACCTCTAAAAGAAGGGAATGAAGCAATTTTAAGGATCAAGAAAGGATTGCTCTCCTTCGTCTGGGAGTTAAGATTTCAAGAAGTCCGCTATCCTGATCTCATTGTCGATGTCGCTACACGTTCGCCCTTTAAAAGTTTCAGGCACGAACATCATTTTATAACAATAGATGGAACACATTCTTTCTTGCGTGATAAGATCATATTTTCACTTCCGTTTTGGCCTCTGAGTATGCCCGCAGTGTACTTTGTGAAACGTGAAATGAAGAAAATGTTTGCCTTTCGGCATACCCAGACAAAGGCATTCATCGCTTCATCATCGGTAAGTGAGTCATAG
- a CDS encoding DUF3833 family protein, translated as MDISYRIRVDLSSITGTAGDIVGEAEMVAKGNTVMIDYTMRVPYNDSTIDISVRDRLHLQEDGVILNHSKMKKFGFEVRELVIMIIKDFPADKKE; from the coding sequence ATGGACATTTCGTATCGTATTCGTGTCGATTTATCATCTATTACAGGTACAGCAGGAGATATCGTCGGGGAAGCAGAGATGGTTGCAAAAGGCAATACGGTTATGATAGACTATACGATGCGTGTTCCATATAACGATTCAACGATCGATATCAGCGTACGCGACAGGTTACATCTTCAGGAAGATGGCGTGATACTGAACCACTCAAAAATGAAAAAATTCGGATTTGAGGTCCGAGAGCTTGTGATCATGATCATCAAGGATTTCCCTGCGGATAAAAAAGAGTAA
- a CDS encoding glutathione peroxidase, translated as METVYDFKVKTIEGKETTLEPYKGKVMLIVNVASKCGYTPQYDGLEALYKKYKDQGLVVLGFPCNQFGSQEPGSEAEIQNFCRVNFGVTFPMFSKINVNGEEAHPLYRYLKSEQPGILGTEAIKWNFTKFLVDKEGKVVERFGSSTKPVELEEKIEALLK; from the coding sequence ATGGAAACGGTCTATGATTTCAAGGTCAAAACCATAGAGGGGAAAGAGACGACGCTTGAACCCTATAAAGGCAAGGTGATGCTCATCGTAAATGTTGCCAGTAAATGCGGGTATACCCCTCAGTATGATGGGCTTGAAGCACTCTATAAAAAATATAAGGATCAGGGATTGGTCGTACTCGGATTTCCCTGTAACCAGTTTGGCTCCCAGGAACCAGGTTCGGAAGCAGAGATACAGAATTTTTGTCGTGTGAACTTTGGTGTGACCTTCCCCATGTTCTCCAAGATCAATGTCAACGGCGAAGAGGCACATCCGCTTTACCGGTATCTGAAGTCTGAACAACCAGGTATTTTAGGTACGGAAGCGATCAAGTGGAATTTTACTAAATTTCTTGTAGATAAAGAGGGTAAGGTAGTGGAGCGTTTTGGTTCATCGACCAAACCTGTCGAACTGGAAGAGAAGATAGAAGCACTACTCAAATAA
- the nirK gene encoding copper-containing nitrite reductase: MKRTLRVFGVASVLFYSAIALGAKEYSADSLKRVTETLVAPPAVPKHEQVAKGAPKIVQVRLVIEEKLIQVSPDGASIWAMTYNGSVPGPLIVAHQDDYLEVTLVNPSTNTLEHNIDFHAATGALGGGDLTHIDPGQEAVLRLKLTKAGVFVYHCAPGGKMTPFHVASGMNGAIMVLPRDGLRDTQGDLVHYDRAYYIGEQDFYIPKDKKGHYKKYKTPAEGLDDMLTVMRTLTPTFEVFNGKVGALTGENALKAQVGETVLFIHSQANKDTRIHLIGGHGDLVWRDGSFTDTPASNLETWAIPAGTAAAMLYEFRQPGTYVYLNHNLIESILLGAMAEIKVEGTWDDDLMKQIEKPRAIKK; encoded by the coding sequence ATGAAACGAACATTGAGAGTTTTTGGAGTTGCAAGTGTTCTCTTTTACTCGGCTATTGCTCTTGGGGCAAAAGAGTATTCGGCTGATTCACTCAAGCGTGTTACAGAAACATTGGTCGCGCCACCGGCTGTCCCAAAACACGAGCAAGTGGCCAAGGGTGCGCCAAAGATTGTGCAGGTTCGTCTGGTGATCGAAGAGAAACTGATACAAGTATCGCCTGATGGAGCTAGTATTTGGGCGATGACATACAACGGGAGCGTGCCAGGTCCACTTATTGTCGCCCATCAAGATGACTATCTAGAAGTTACACTTGTGAATCCAAGCACAAATACACTTGAGCACAACATAGACTTTCATGCAGCGACCGGTGCTCTAGGTGGTGGCGATCTTACACATATTGATCCAGGTCAAGAGGCTGTACTCCGCTTGAAGCTTACCAAAGCGGGCGTATTTGTTTATCACTGTGCACCAGGTGGGAAAATGACCCCTTTTCATGTTGCTTCTGGAATGAATGGAGCGATTATGGTGCTGCCGCGCGATGGTCTTCGTGATACGCAAGGTGATCTTGTTCACTACGATCGCGCCTATTACATCGGCGAGCAGGACTTTTATATTCCAAAAGACAAGAAAGGTCACTATAAAAAGTACAAAACACCTGCAGAGGGCTTGGATGACATGCTTACTGTCATGCGTACACTTACGCCGACATTTGAAGTATTTAATGGCAAAGTGGGTGCGCTCACTGGAGAGAATGCACTCAAAGCGCAGGTTGGAGAGACGGTTCTTTTTATCCATTCACAAGCAAACAAAGATACCCGTATTCACCTCATAGGCGGTCACGGCGATCTTGTATGGAGAGACGGTTCCTTTACTGATACTCCTGCAAGCAATTTGGAGACTTGGGCTATACCCGCAGGAACAGCTGCCGCGATGCTCTACGAATTTCGTCAACCGGGAACCTACGTGTATCTCAATCATAACTTGATTGAGAGTATATTGCTTGGTGCTATGGCTGAGATAAAGGTGGAAGGCACATGGGATGACGACCTTATGAAGCAGATCGAAAAGCCTAGAGCCATCAAAAAATAA
- the rpiB gene encoding ribose 5-phosphate isomerase B produces the protein MKISIASDHAGFKYKTEIKKHLISKGYEVTDCGTHSNEPVDYPDFIKPAAKLVSLGKTEVGIVLGGSGNGEAMAANKISGIRCAVCWNNESAKLAKAHNNANIISIGQKMVTLEKAIQIVDTWLNTKFEGGRHIPRIDKIEKEY, from the coding sequence ATGAAGATAAGTATTGCAAGCGATCATGCTGGTTTTAAATATAAAACAGAAATCAAAAAACATCTTATATCAAAAGGGTATGAAGTAACTGATTGTGGGACTCATTCAAATGAACCGGTTGATTATCCCGACTTCATTAAACCAGCAGCAAAATTGGTTTCTTTGGGAAAGACCGAAGTCGGTATCGTTTTGGGTGGCAGTGGAAATGGTGAGGCTATGGCCGCTAATAAAATATCAGGAATCAGATGTGCTGTTTGTTGGAACAACGAATCAGCGAAGCTGGCAAAAGCGCATAACAATGCGAACATAATATCGATCGGTCAAAAGATGGTTACCCTGGAAAAAGCCATACAAATTGTGGATACATGGCTAAACACTAAATTTGAGGGGGGCCGACACATCCCCAGAATAGATAAAATCGAGAAGGAATACTAA
- a CDS encoding TIGR01777 family oxidoreductase — protein sequence MKVALTGASGFVGSALQSHFKECVVIDRQDDIPVIVKKLEEVDVVINLAGAPIIKRWSDPYKKILMQSRIESTERLVKAINQSNVKHFISTSAIGIYPDNKKCDERCTQIADDFLGELAHKWEEEAILCEKPTTILRFGVILGKEGGALAQMLTPFKWGVGGIIGNGKMMTSWIAMEDLMRIYQFIIDKQLTGVYNAVSPNPVTNYVLTKALGKVLHRPTILPIPEFALRIMYGEASSVLTGSKEVYPTALQEKGFVFEYTDIEKALKHQLT from the coding sequence ATGAAAGTAGCACTTACCGGAGCAAGTGGGTTTGTAGGCTCAGCACTGCAAAGTCATTTTAAAGAGTGTGTTGTCATAGACAGGCAAGACGATATACCTGTGATAGTAAAAAAACTGGAAGAGGTTGATGTTGTGATCAATCTTGCCGGTGCCCCCATCATCAAACGCTGGAGCGACCCTTATAAAAAAATACTGATGCAAAGCCGTATAGAGAGTACGGAGCGTCTGGTGAAAGCGATCAACCAAAGCAATGTGAAACATTTCATTTCTACTTCAGCCATCGGCATCTATCCTGATAACAAAAAATGTGATGAACGCTGTACCCAGATCGCCGATGATTTTTTGGGTGAGCTTGCCCATAAGTGGGAAGAAGAAGCGATTTTGTGTGAAAAACCCACCACTATACTGCGTTTTGGTGTGATACTTGGCAAAGAGGGGGGTGCGCTGGCACAGATGCTTACGCCGTTCAAATGGGGTGTGGGAGGCATTATCGGTAATGGAAAGATGATGACCAGCTGGATAGCTATGGAAGATCTGATGCGTATCTATCAATTTATCATCGATAAGCAGTTGACGGGTGTTTATAATGCTGTTTCACCCAATCCTGTTACAAATTATGTATTGACCAAAGCCTTGGGAAAGGTTTTACATCGTCCTACCATTCTTCCTATTCCTGAATTTGCGTTGCGTATCATGTATGGTGAAGCCAGTTCTGTTCTGACAGGTTCAAAAGAAGTCTATCCCACTGCACTTCAGGAAAAAGGTTTTGTCTTTGAATATACAGACATAGAAAAAGCGCTAAAACACCAGTTAACCTAG
- the hemH gene encoding ferrochelatase, translating to MKRAVVLMNMGGPNNLDEVEVFLNNMFNDKRIISAPKPIRMMIAKLITWQRKKEAKSNYEALGGKSPLVGYTKQLISKLEEGIDATVHMAMRYTPPYSSDTLQGLKDVDEIYAIPLYPHYSSTTTLSSIEDLEENIKKQGINAKVKTLNSYYQHPDYIAAMVERIRETLANDDPQAFELVFSAHGLPQKIIDKGDDYQRHIRYNVYHARKTLLEAGIQFHKTHLAYQSRLGPLEWIRPYLVDKLKNLKMKKVIIYPIAFTIDNSETEYELDVEYREVAEEIGFEEYRVAKAPNDHPLFVKCIANIYENMKAS from the coding sequence GTGAAAAGAGCTGTTGTATTAATGAACATGGGCGGTCCGAACAACTTGGATGAAGTAGAAGTTTTTTTGAACAATATGTTCAATGATAAACGTATTATTTCTGCGCCTAAACCGATTCGAATGATGATTGCCAAACTCATTACATGGCAAAGAAAAAAAGAAGCTAAAAGTAACTATGAAGCCTTAGGTGGAAAATCTCCTTTGGTAGGGTATACAAAACAACTCATTTCAAAACTTGAAGAGGGTATCGATGCGACTGTCCATATGGCAATGCGTTACACACCTCCTTATTCAAGTGATACACTCCAGGGACTTAAAGATGTAGATGAGATCTATGCGATTCCTCTCTATCCTCATTATTCTAGTACCACTACACTTTCAAGTATCGAGGACTTGGAAGAAAACATTAAAAAACAGGGTATTAATGCAAAGGTAAAGACACTGAATAGTTATTATCAACATCCAGATTATATTGCTGCAATGGTAGAACGTATTAGAGAAACACTTGCAAATGATGATCCACAAGCATTTGAATTGGTTTTTTCTGCCCATGGTTTACCACAAAAGATCATAGACAAAGGTGATGACTATCAGCGTCACATCAGATACAATGTATATCATGCCCGAAAAACATTACTGGAAGCAGGCATTCAGTTTCATAAGACCCATCTTGCCTATCAGTCACGTCTGGGACCACTGGAGTGGATACGTCCCTATCTTGTGGATAAACTCAAAAATCTGAAGATGAAAAAGGTTATTATCTACCCTATAGCCTTTACGATCGATAATTCTGAGACAGAATATGAATTGGATGTAGAATACAGAGAGGTCGCTGAAGAGATCGGGTTTGAGGAGTATCGTGTGGCAAAAGCACCTAATGACCATCCTTTATTTGTAAAGTGTATCGCAAATATCTATGAGAATATGAAAGCTTCCTGA
- a CDS encoding NAD(P)/FAD-dependent oxidoreductase yields the protein MIEYAVVGSGIGGSSIAAYLDAKGYETVLFEKEPYLGGCSSTFKHRGYLYNTGATTLAGYQEGHIVKSMFDKIGFTPELIVTDPSIIIIQNGKITPRFSDLEDFLEVLEQNYPHPKNREFWTLVYRLGKEFYALHGHYYSNRSLWRKLISLTSFFPLLVKFQRYLRRNAYDFINDFYGDISEEYQKFLEAQIFIVAQAHSKEINFFTAALSLGYSFNETHYVPGGLGRLFEQMTAKMKHVKRRTQIESIERHSDHFTLHTKNESLKAKKVILNSTVYDSGKLFNDEKIKHYYQKYETLNNHQSSFMLYMTIQSTKKYEHHYQLIQEEQYTHSISNAVFVSFSDVTDNILAPEGHYSVTASIHTDSRWWEDKKTYKSKKEELQRQMLKSICDILDINESEIVHQFAATPRSFKRYINRAQLGGNAITMKNFLPRLPSNDTTIEGLYHVGDTVYAAQGWPGVMLGVENLRGLLDV from the coding sequence ATGATCGAGTATGCAGTAGTTGGTTCGGGTATCGGTGGCAGTAGTATAGCCGCATATCTGGATGCCAAAGGGTATGAGACCGTTTTATTTGAAAAAGAACCCTACCTCGGTGGATGCAGTTCGACATTTAAGCACAGAGGCTATTTGTATAATACCGGTGCCACAACGCTTGCAGGCTATCAAGAGGGACATATTGTCAAATCAATGTTTGATAAAATAGGCTTTACGCCTGAGCTGATAGTTACGGATCCTTCCATCATCATTATACAAAATGGAAAGATCACACCTCGTTTTTCCGATCTGGAAGATTTTTTAGAGGTACTTGAACAAAACTATCCTCATCCTAAAAACCGTGAATTTTGGACACTGGTGTATAGACTTGGAAAAGAGTTTTATGCTTTGCATGGGCACTACTACTCTAATCGTTCATTATGGCGTAAACTTATTTCATTGACAAGTTTTTTCCCTTTATTGGTCAAATTTCAACGTTATTTACGGAGGAATGCCTATGATTTTATCAACGATTTTTATGGAGATATTTCTGAGGAGTATCAAAAATTTTTAGAAGCACAGATATTTATCGTTGCACAGGCTCATTCAAAAGAGATCAATTTTTTTACTGCAGCACTCTCTTTGGGATATTCGTTTAATGAAACACATTATGTGCCTGGAGGATTAGGGAGATTGTTTGAGCAGATGACAGCAAAAATGAAGCATGTCAAGCGTCGTACACAAATAGAAAGTATTGAACGACACAGTGATCATTTCACTCTTCATACTAAAAATGAGTCTCTAAAAGCCAAAAAAGTGATACTGAACAGTACCGTTTATGACAGTGGAAAACTTTTTAATGATGAAAAAATAAAGCACTATTATCAAAAGTATGAGACACTCAACAATCATCAAAGTTCCTTTATGCTCTATATGACAATACAAAGTACGAAGAAGTATGAACATCATTACCAACTGATACAGGAGGAACAATATACACACAGTATATCCAATGCAGTTTTTGTTTCTTTCTCGGATGTGACTGATAACATACTTGCACCTGAAGGGCACTATAGTGTGACCGCATCTATACATACGGACAGTAGATGGTGGGAAGACAAGAAAACCTACAAGAGCAAAAAAGAAGAACTTCAACGCCAAATGCTAAAGAGTATCTGTGATATACTTGATATCAATGAAAGCGAAATAGTACATCAGTTTGCAGCAACACCCAGAAGCTTTAAACGTTACATCAACCGTGCACAACTTGGAGGAAATGCTATCACTATGAAAAACTTCCTGCCAAGACTTCCTTCAAATGACACTACTATAGAAGGCTTATACCACGTAGGAGATACCGTGTACGCTGCACAGGGATGGCCTGGAGTAATGTTGGGTGTGGAAAACCTTAGAGGATTGTTGGATGTATAA
- a CDS encoding sensor histidine kinase — translation MYNIALRIKILDWLYILLIGIVFAMLLSSLGYVLLGLEWIHGAYFGAILGFSITFFSLLFITFMNQTILPKISKIFWLPLAIFFSFLSGFLGTLLSTKIAELWDINLIPLFHTHPVQIAVAIGVLTYIVGALLYRFVKMRNEKEEVDHHYVQSRLRSLETQLNPHFLFNALNSIAELVHQDPNKAETAILKVSTFLRNTMDEKALILLSDELRNVRDYVALENIRFSGKIHMQIDDPMPKIKVPKFSVQLLVENAIKHGFIDKKILEIFLSYDKSQNRLILKNNGKAMKSTKFGTGLTNLAQRLKLLCKGKIEIADKENPTFMIYLGDCCENTHC, via the coding sequence ATGTATAATATCGCTTTACGTATCAAGATACTTGACTGGCTTTACATTTTACTCATCGGCATTGTTTTTGCGATGTTGCTCTCTTCTTTGGGATACGTGCTTTTGGGACTTGAGTGGATCCACGGTGCGTATTTTGGTGCTATACTTGGTTTTTCTATCACATTTTTCTCTCTTTTGTTCATTACTTTTATGAATCAAACTATTTTACCAAAGATCTCAAAAATATTTTGGCTTCCATTAGCGATATTTTTCTCGTTTCTTTCTGGTTTTTTAGGTACCTTGTTAAGTACGAAAATTGCAGAACTATGGGATATAAATCTTATACCTCTCTTTCATACACATCCTGTACAAATAGCTGTTGCCATAGGTGTTCTGACGTATATTGTAGGTGCTTTACTGTATCGTTTTGTAAAGATGCGTAATGAAAAAGAAGAGGTTGACCATCATTATGTGCAAAGCCGTCTTCGCTCGCTCGAAACTCAGCTCAATCCTCACTTTTTGTTCAATGCTTTGAATTCTATAGCTGAACTTGTGCATCAAGACCCTAACAAGGCTGAGACCGCTATCTTGAAAGTATCTACTTTTTTACGCAATACGATGGATGAAAAAGCACTCATACTATTGAGTGATGAACTCAGAAATGTACGTGATTATGTGGCACTTGAGAATATACGTTTTTCGGGTAAGATCCATATGCAGATTGATGATCCTATGCCTAAGATAAAAGTACCGAAATTTTCTGTTCAGTTACTTGTGGAGAATGCTATCAAGCATGGTTTTATAGACAAAAAAATATTGGAAATATTTCTATCCTATGATAAGAGTCAAAATAGACTTATATTGAAAAATAATGGTAAAGCGATGAAAAGTACAAAATTCGGAACCGGTTTAACGAATTTAGCCCAGCGTCTCAAGCTTCTCTGTAAAGGAAAGATAGAGATTGCTGACAAAGAAAATCCCACATTTATGATTTATTTAGGAGACTGTTGTGAAAATACTCATTGTTGA
- a CDS encoding LytTR family DNA-binding domain-containing protein, which translates to MKILIVDDEALALARLKRMLNTLGYEDVTEADNAVSALEAIKENHFDLALLDINMPGSNGLELGYELRYHQEDIAIIFQTAYDEHALKAFDIGAVGYLVKPFSIEQLEQCIARVKAESKSSHGLRLMSKAGESYYLLKPEEIYYVKADLSEVMLRSSKGFSYYAQKISDLEKRLLVYDFVRIHRSYLININKIKEIETIEQSKLRFSFQDISDQIESSKDGAKAFRNQFSV; encoded by the coding sequence GTGAAAATACTCATTGTTGATGACGAAGCATTGGCGCTTGCCAGACTGAAGAGAATGCTCAATACATTAGGATATGAAGATGTCACAGAAGCAGACAATGCAGTAAGTGCACTCGAAGCGATCAAAGAGAATCATTTTGATCTGGCACTCTTGGATATTAACATGCCTGGAAGTAATGGACTGGAATTAGGGTATGAACTGCGTTATCATCAGGAGGACATAGCGATCATCTTTCAGACAGCCTATGATGAACATGCCCTTAAAGCCTTTGATATCGGTGCGGTAGGGTATTTGGTCAAACCTTTCAGTATAGAACAGTTAGAACAGTGTATAGCACGTGTTAAAGCGGAAAGTAAAAGCAGTCATGGTCTTCGTTTAATGAGTAAGGCGGGTGAGAGCTATTATCTGCTCAAACCAGAGGAGATCTACTATGTCAAAGCTGACCTAAGTGAAGTGATGTTGCGCTCTTCGAAGGGATTTTCATACTATGCACAGAAGATCTCAGATCTTGAAAAAAGATTACTGGTTTATGATTTTGTACGTATCCATAGATCCTATCTGATCAATATAAACAAGATCAAAGAGATAGAGACCATCGAACAGAGTAAACTGCGATTTTCATTTCAGGATATCTCTGATCAGATAGAATCCAGTAAAGATGGTGCAAAAGCATTTAGAAACCAGTTTTCTGTCTGA
- the proB gene encoding glutamate 5-kinase, with protein sequence MNPYNRVVIKVGSSVLTEKGEIAKERMVNLVSFIVEVRKKYEVIFVSSGAAAAGYTALKLDKREHISKKVLAAIGQPILMSSYKRKFDIYDTDIAQILLTEDDFDSRKRTEIFRQIIQTSFKEDIIPIINENDISSTPDQIFGDNDQLAAKVTHYTNSDLLVVLTDRDGYYDSDPNENPNAQILKEVNSISEDELTAVYRPHHEFTSGGLYTKLVAADFLINKKREMFLCSGFDLSTAYEYLMDGKYTKGTLFRAKH encoded by the coding sequence ATGAATCCATATAACAGAGTTGTTATAAAAGTGGGAAGTTCTGTGTTAACAGAGAAGGGTGAGATCGCAAAAGAGCGTATGGTTAACCTTGTTTCTTTTATCGTAGAGGTTCGCAAAAAATATGAGGTTATATTTGTAAGTTCTGGTGCAGCTGCAGCAGGGTATACGGCTTTAAAACTAGATAAAAGAGAACATATCAGTAAGAAGGTCCTGGCTGCAATTGGACAGCCTATACTCATGAGCTCTTATAAAAGAAAGTTTGATATCTATGATACGGATATTGCTCAAATTCTTTTGACAGAAGATGATTTTGACTCTAGAAAACGTACAGAGATATTTAGGCAGATCATTCAAACATCATTTAAAGAAGATATTATTCCTATTATCAATGAGAATGATATCTCAAGTACACCTGATCAGATTTTTGGAGATAATGATCAGCTTGCAGCCAAAGTAACCCATTATACAAACTCGGATCTGTTAGTGGTTTTGACTGATAGAGACGGCTACTATGACAGCGATCCAAATGAAAACCCCAATGCACAAATTCTAAAAGAAGTGAATAGCATTTCTGAAGATGAACTTACTGCAGTATATAGACCCCATCATGAATTTACATCAGGTGGCCTATACACTAAGTTGGTTGCTGCAGATTTCCTGATCAATAAAAAACGAGAGATGTTTTTATGCAGCGGATTTGACCTTTCTACTGCCTATGAATATCTCATGGATGGCAAATATACGAAAGGAACACTTTTTAGAGCAAAGCACTAG
- a CDS encoding PGPGW domain-containing protein, with amino-acid sequence MEFIDNHENLLFWSTLVSIISVIASILLIPWIVTKIPADYFTHPKRQKLLWGDQPKIVRFIFILLKNIIGVMLVLGGIALLFLPGQGILTILIGLLIMDFPYKYKFEIWIIKHTFLLNSINKLRSKAKKRPLVI; translated from the coding sequence ATGGAGTTTATTGATAATCATGAAAATCTATTGTTTTGGTCAACGCTAGTGTCGATCATTAGCGTTATCGCCTCGATACTACTGATCCCCTGGATAGTGACTAAAATACCTGCAGATTATTTTACCCACCCAAAACGTCAAAAGCTTCTATGGGGTGACCAGCCGAAAATCGTACGGTTTATATTTATATTACTTAAAAATATCATTGGAGTGATGCTTGTACTAGGTGGTATCGCCCTGCTTTTTTTACCGGGACAGGGAATACTGACCATCCTGATAGGCTTGCTTATCATGGATTTTCCCTACAAATATAAATTTGAGATCTGGATCATCAAGCACACTTTTCTTCTAAATTCTATCAATAAATTACGTTCAAAAGCAAAAAAACGTCCTTTAGTGATCTAA